In Vanessa atalanta chromosome 3, ilVanAtal1.2, whole genome shotgun sequence, one genomic interval encodes:
- the LOC125077176 gene encoding caspase-1-like produces the protein MDETATDGPFNLNSSNSRSTLEDAQKLEPEILYYNMTGEKYLIIFNHYKYKKTMYYGFKRPSPRTGTMEDVAKMRKVFENLNYKVIVHQDLEHAEILDKVMALSKEDHKATSCLCFAFLTHGEKGGDLFAADRPYQLREVTVMLEHGHSSLVGKPKLFFIQACRGDQIDSGRRVELDGAEASFIIPTHADFLILYSSVEDYLSFRDRDGSFMIQELCDVINEYHKEWDVLHIITLVHRRVAYYRNTFAPSNPSIHDKKQMPETRYTLTKLFKF, from the exons ATGGATGAAACTGCAACAGATGGGCCATTTAACCTAAATTCCTCGAATTCAAG atcCACTTTGGAGGATGCACAGAAATTGGAACcagaaattttgtattataatatgacaggtgaaaagtatttaattatattcaaccaTTACAAGTATAAGAAAACAATGTATTATGG ttttaaacGCCCATCACCTAGAACAGGCACAATGGAAGACGTTGCAAAAATGAGAAAggtttttgaaaatttgaacTATAAAGTAATCGTTCACCAAGATCTGGAACACGCAGAAATCCTGGACAAGGTCATGGCGC TAAGCAAAGAAGACCACAAAGCGACGTCGTGTCTGTGTTTCGCGTTTCTGACGCACGGGGAAAAAGGGGGAGACCTCTTCGCGGCGGATAGACCTTATCAATTGAGAGAAGTTACGGTGATGCTAGAACATGGTCACTCGAGTCTCGTTGGCAAGccgaaattatttttcatacag gcGTGTAGAGGAGATCAGATTGACAGTGGGCGGAGGGTCGAGttagatggcgctgaagcgtccTTCATCATACCAACTCATGCGGACTTTCTTATACTGTACTCCAGTGTTGAag attatttatcatttaggGATAGAGATGGATCGTTCATGATACAAGAGCTTTGTGACGTCATCAACGAGTACCACAAGGAATGGGATGTTTTACACATAATAACGTTGGTTCATCGTAGGGTCGCATATTATAGGAACACTTTCGCGCCATCTAACCCATCGATACACGATAAGAAACAAATGCCCGAGACTCGTTATACtttaacgaaattatttaaattttaa
- the LOC125077076 gene encoding uncharacterized protein LOC125077076, translated as MKPDQEVKDEKEDVVTGDVIGDTAYSERFVLKLLLKFANLDTLKDEIQENTFEEDLCTLWDMTAERDVVLFLQKHDVLSLFNFAWPSIIESPRIIEILIGIIGNMCCQKEAAQALLKMDAFLTLLLEYTKSEDSLIIIQLLRLVNSSLFLADDSLIAIWIEIFIKIGYSSALYFILNNSSNKDLIITGLENFNTICSYCNTGQLRTRFFGHFVTSEAIEALATAFTEIAVNQKHSCGRDELERVFIISLQITLNLVGFDKSYEVFKDNKLDALKIISVVFTYYENKFVNQKEIDMDLVDIIDSTITLVKVLETSSICDHEQYFVQSYNMWVTLSSIDKTDSNGGSSFEIDDKEELQEFSKKMKASLSALIFNYIEKCSNENLLKAIDKIGKDYDDIFSLVEDKSLSKAVSDRASNYRTRLKETENC; from the coding sequence atgaaacCAGATCAAGAAGTTAAAGATGAAAAAGAAGATGTGGTTACCGGAGACGTTATTGGCGATACTGCCTACAGCGAAcgatttgtattgaaattattattaaagtttgctAATTTAGACACCCTGAAAGATGAAATACAAGAAAATACATTCGAAGAAGATCTCTGTACTCTTTGGGACATGACAGCTGAAAGAGATGTAGTGCTATTCCTACAAAAACATGATGTATTGAGTTTGTTCAACTTCGCCTGGCCTTCGATTATCGAATCACCCCGAATTATTGAAATACTAATAGGGATTATTGGTAACATGTGTTGTCAAAAAGAAGCCGCCCAAGCCCTTCTTAAAATGGACGCCTTTCTCACATTGTTACTAGAATATACAAAATCCGAAGACAGTTTAATTATCATCCAATTACTACGCCTTGTGAACTCCAGCCTGTTTCTAGCGGACGATAGTCTTATAGCGATAtggatagaaatatttattaaaattggataTTCAAGTgccttatattttatactaaataactCTTCCAATAAGGATTTGATAATAACAGGCTTAGAAAACTTCAACACAATTTGCTCTTATTGCAATACTGGGCAGCTACGAACCCGATTCTTTGGACATTTTGTGACATCTGAAGCAATTGAAGCTTTAGCAACAGCATTCACAGAGATTGCTGTGAACCAAAAACATTCTTGTGGAAGGGATGAATTAGAAAGGGTGTTTATAATCAGCTTACAAATAACCCTCAATTTAGTTGGTTTTGACAAATCCTATGAAgtgtttaaagataataaacttGATGCTCTAAAAATCATTTCAGTAGTTTTcacatattatgaaaataaatttgtcaatCAAAAGGAAATAGATATggatttagttgatattatagATTCGACTATTACACTCGTTAAAGTTCTTGAAACGAGTAGTATTTGTGATCATGAACAGTATTTTGTACAGAGCTATAACATGTGGGTGACTTTAAGTTCAATAGACAAAACTGACAGCAATGGAGGATCCAGTTTTGAAATCGACGACAAAGAAGAATTGCAGGAGTTTTCAAAAAAAATGAAAGCCTCATTAAGtgcacttatttttaattatatagagaAATGTTCCAATGAGAATTTACTCAAAGCAATTGATAAGATTGGAAAGGATTACGATGATATATTTTCTCTAGTCGAAGATAAGTCCTTGTCAAAAGCTGTGTCTGATAGAGCAAGTAATTATAGAACTCGATTAAAAGAAACTGAaaactgttaa
- the LOC125076946 gene encoding protein asteroid, whose translation MGVRGLTTYVNNNQDVFMKKYYLHDTNLIIDGHSLCAQLYRLLNSFSAFGGEYDKFASSVKTFFKNLRKCNVIPYVIFDGCHEKKKLRTVFSRLKSKLGGTARLDPVTQDRLQIFPFLFRDVFKEVLNDLKINYTVCEFEADDDIASLARHMNCPVLSYDSDFFIYNVLYISFNTLEMKPKPIEENGIKLYAMECKIYKVQYLCEHFGGLNEELLPLLATLLGNDYVEKKVFRKFFSQLKLHKSKKKKNEQQRSIHTLFNWLQNETLDSAIEKILGRLKKHQKNKVFLTIKRSVEGYHNENCQSLKYFDIPVSNCTQISCLEMPNVEEKADNSEVDSTDESENTDEDEEGSQEDDEEAAIAEKLELIPPWFAEKIRRRQIPYTYLNLYVHHLHVCNPQAEDFTEKDCFLCTLPILRYAFDILTDFSHDDCVYVCRENCGYKKIIVGKEHAIPRPLDVPFQEINDEQLQLCFQHFLNLKLPNLNLAVIEMLPLNFHLFMISILFWVSTCSVPVAHVHSLIMSYITLEVIDEKTGTARGSYLFNNRNAKKLEELRKTPTSIAVSDDELFLNKNKVKYEDCLIAASVILKHFEIDDSIRKRPKSYDIKKIHSFAQFQCILHQINSLNILCGSPFETTRYSKCYNGVLIYNIALKLEKQADPVKFLQDYIKGATTVILFYKSICSVYKQLLEEMNLSNVQWSKRKRNRGKKDLQEDQSFFIKGFEADVII comes from the coding sequence ATGGGTGTTCGTGGTTTGACTACATATGTAAACAATAATCAAGATGTgttcatgaaaaaatattatttacacgatactaatttaattatagacgGTCATAGTTTATGTGCCCAATTATATAGATTGTTAAACAGTTTCTCAGCGTTTGGCGGCGAATATGATAAATTCGCATCGTCTGTTAAAACATTCTTTAAAAACTTACGCAAATGCAACGTAATACCATATGTTATATTCGATGGTTGtcatgaaaagaaaaaattgaGAACTGTTTTTAGTCGACTAAAGTCTAAATTAGGTGGTACGGCACGACTGGACCCTGTGACGCAGGACAGATTACAAATTTTCCCATTTTTATTCAGAGATGTTTTCAAAGAAGTTCTTAATGATCTCAAAATAAACTATACCGTTTGTGAATTCGAAGCAGATGACGATATTGCCTCATTAGCAAGACATATGAACTGTCCGGTGTTAAGTTATgattcagatttttttatatacaatgttttatacatatcttTTAATACATTAGAAATGAAACCAAAACCTATAGAAGAAAATGGTATTAAGTTGTACGCAATGGAGTGCAAAATATACAAGGTGCAATATTTATGTGAACACTTTGGTGGTCTTAATGAAGAACTTCTACCTTTGCTAGCCACCCTTCTTGGCAATGACTATGTGgagaaaaaagtttttagaaAATTCTTTTCTCAACTTAAATtgcataaaagtaaaaaaaagaaaaatgagcAACAAAGAAGTATACATACATTGTTTAATTGGCTTCAAAATGAAACATTGGATTCGGCCATTGAGAAAATTTTAGGTAGGCTTAAGAAACATCAaaagaataaagtttttttaaccaTTAAAAGGAGTGTGGAAGGATATCATAACGAAAACTGTCAGTCATTGAAGTATTTTGATATACCTGTGAGTAATTGTACTCAAATATCTTGTCTCGAAATGCCTAATGTAGAGGAGAAGGCAGATAATTCTGAAGTTGACAGTACAGATGAATCTGAGAACACTGATGAGGATGAGGAAGGGTCACAGGAAGACGATGAAGAAGCTGCCATTGCTGAGAAATTAGAATTAATCCCTCCATGGTTTGCAGAGAAAATTCGTCGTCGGCAAATACCTTATACCTACTTGAATCTTTATGTTCATCACTTACATGTGTGTAATCCGCAAGCTGAAGACTTTACAGAGAAAGACTGTTTCCTTTGTACATTGCCTATACTGAGATATGCATTTGATATTCTAACTGATTTTTCTCATGATGACTGTGTTTATGTTTGTAGGGAAAATTgtggttacaaaaaaataattgttggtAAAGAGCATGCAATACCAAGACCTTTGGATGTACCGTTTCAAGAAATAAATGATGAACAGTTACAATTATGTTTTCAACATTTTCTCAATTTGAAACTTCCCAATTTAAATTTAGCAGTAATTGAGATGTTACCGTTAAACTTTCATCTGTTTATGATATCAATTCTTTTCTGGGTCTCCACATGCAGTGTTCCGGTTGCTCATGTCCATTCTTTGATTATGTCATATATAACTTTGGAGGTCATTGATGAAAAAACCGGTACAGCCCGCGGTAGTTATCTCTTTAATAATAGGAATGCTAAAAAACTTGAAGAATTGAGGAAAACACCAACTTCAATTGCAGTTTCAGATGATGAATTAttccttaataaaaacaaagtcaAATACGAAGACTGTCTCATCGCTGCCAGCGTTATTTTGAAGCATTTTGAAATTGATGATAGTATACGAAAAAGACCTAAAAGTTACGATATCAAGAAAATACATTCTTTTGCCCAATTTCAGTGTATATTACAtcaaattaattcattgaatatattatgtggTTCGCCATTTGAAACGACACGCTATTCAAAATGTTACAATGGTGTATTGATCTATAACATTGCACTGAAATTAGAGAAACAGGCAGATCCTGTGAAgtttttacaagattatataaaaggtGCTACTactgtaatattgttttataaaagtatatgttCTGTTTATAAACAATTGTTAGAAGAAATGAATTTATCAAATGTTCAATGGTCGAAAAGGAAAAGGAACAGGGGTAAAAAAGATTTACAAGAAGACCAATCCTTCTTTATTAAAGGGTTTGAAGctgatgttataatataa
- the LOC125077132 gene encoding androgen-induced gene 1 protein-like — protein MFRVLFHLTVVTINSFVLWYDQTYIVLPLPVKEMETLPLKSRSMFLTIWCLILQTVYHFIALLNDIFGSNAKTPKKPPIIRQIKDTLFSLAFATAIYVSIAFWSIYAIDKELIFPEHIEKLYHPSFNHVLHTTVSVFIIIELLTSYRNYPSRKIGFSVMLTFFISYIVWFFTIYAKTGAWVYPVFKLFNWPLRVVFIVLSISTAALLYMFGEKLNNFLYSHKKESYSVGIQNGTSQGKKKRT, from the exons atgTTCCGAGTATTATTTCATCTGACAGTTGTGACGATTAATTCGTTCGTGCTGTGGTATGATCAGACTTATATAGTACTTCCTTTGCCGGTTAAAGAAATGGAAACATTACCACTGAAGTCGAGGAGTATGTTTCTTACTATTTGGTGTTTA aTATTGCAAACGGTTTATCACTTCATTGCATTACTGAACGACATCTTCGGATCGAACGCGAAAACGCCAAAGAAACCTCCTATTATACGACAAATTAAAGACACACTGTTCTCCCTAGCATTTGCAACGGCGATTTACGTGTCAATCGCATTTTGGAGCATATACGCCATAGACAAGGAGCTTATTTTTCCGGAACATATCGAAAAACTATATCATCCCAGTTTTAATCATGTTTTACACACAACCGtgtctgtatttataataatagagcTGTTGACATCGTACAGAAATTATCCATCGCGGAAAATTGGTTTCTCTGTAatgcttacattttttatttcctacATAGTTTGGTTCTTTACGATTTACGCAAAAACTGGGGCGTGGGTCTATCCAGTGTTTAAACTCTTCAACTGGCCTCTGAGGGTTGTATTTATAGTTCTGAGTATAAGTACAGCcgcattattatatatgtttgggGAAAAATTGAACAATTTCCTGTATTCCCATAAAAAGGAATCCTATTCTGTTGGAATTCAAAACGGCACGTCTCAAGGCAAAAAGAAGagaacataa
- the LOC125076935 gene encoding la protein homolog: MTDENVVTETNGQGSTDTENNAEEETDLEKAIIRQIEYYFGDLNLPRDKFLREQVKLDDGWIPLEILGKFNRLAKLSTDSDVIANAMNKSTSGLIEVSEDNKKIRRNPEMPIPEMNEERRKELTGRTVYAKGFPLDASLDDILKYFKQFEEVENIIMRRYQDRQTKKRLFKGSVFATFKTKEQAEKFLDTKGLKYNETDLLILWQDNYLQQKQEEYAAKKDKKDKKHKGKDTKEEKEEFKLPTGTVLHFSQGHDKMTREDIKEALTPLGQEIAYVDFKVGDAEGWVRLSKENSAKELAEKITDGKIKIGESEVVFRVLEDEEEKTYLDKTVEEMSKRRKNMKNFKQNKGKNFKGKQGRKRKPDHNNDGPPAKIKANDS, from the exons ATGACTGATGAAAACGTGGTAACTGAAACCAATGGACAAGGATCGACCGATACGGAAAATAATGCAGAGGAAGAGACTGATTTGGAGAAAGCCATCATTAGGCAAATAGAATATTACTTTG GTGATCTAAATCTTCCCAGGGATAAATTTTTGCGAGAGCAGGTAAAACTCGACGATGGCTGGATACCACTTGAAATCCTTGGAAAATTTAACCGTCTTGCCAAACTCTCTACTGATTCTGATGTTATTGCAAACGCAATGAACAAGTCAACTTCTGGATTAATTGAG GTATCCGAAGACAACAAGAAAATACGAAGAAATCCAGAGATGCCTATTCCAGAAATGAATGAGGAGAGGCGTAAAGAACTCACCGGGAGAACGGTCTATGCAAAAGGATTCCCTTTAGATGCTTCACTCGatgacatattaaaatacttcaaaCAGTTTGAGGAAGTAGAAAATATTATCATGAGGAGATATCAAGACCGACAAACAAAAAAACGTCTTTTCAAAGGATCAGTATTTGCTACATTTAAGACAAAGGAACAG GCTGAAAAATTTTTAGACACCAAGGGCTTAAAATACAATGAGACTGATCTTCTGATACTGTGGCAAGATAACTATTTGCAGCAAAAACAAGAAGAATATGCCGCTAAGAAGGATAAGAAAGACAAAAAACATAAAGGAAAAGAT ACAAAAGAAGAAAAGGAAGAATTCAAGTTACCCACAGGAACGGTTCTTCACTTCAGTCAGGGTCATGATAAAATGACCAGAGAAGATATCAAAGAAGCTCTTACTCCTCtag gTCAGGAAATTGCATATGTAGACTTTAAAGTAGGCGATGCTGAAGGATGGGTGCGTTTATCCAAAGAGAATAGTGCTAAAGAATTAGCAGAAAAAATAACGGATGGCAAAATCAAAATTGGCGAATCAGAAGTCGTATTCCGTGTTTTGGAAGATGAAGAAGAGAAAACATATTTAGATAAAACTGTTGAAGAAATGTCGAAACGTCGCAAGAATATGAAAAATTTCAAACAGAATAAAGGCAAAAACTTCAAGGGAAAGCAAGGGAGAAAGAGAAAGCCAGATCACAACAACGACGGGCCTCCAGCCAAGATAAAAGCTAATGATAgttaa